One Candidatus Neomarinimicrobiota bacterium DNA window includes the following coding sequences:
- the sufB gene encoding Fe-S cluster assembly protein SufB: MAVSTTDIGVGEYKYGFSDDVKPEIKFDKGLSRQTVEDISAIKNEPGWMTENRLKAYEIFLEKPMPEWGADLSDIDFDDIIYFVRASDRKMTDWDDVPEEIKNTFEKLGIPESERKFLAGAEAQYDSESVYGALQGEWEKQGVIFVDTDTALREHEKLLKKYFGTVVPASDNKLAALNTAVWSGGSFLYIPKGVRVGLPLQAYFRINTQNMGQFERTMIIADEGSNVQYIEGCTAPTYTTNSLHSAVVEIICKKDSRVRYTTLQNWSGNVYNLVTKRAVAQENATMEWIDANLGSKVTMKYPSVYLTGKGAKADIISIAFAGDNQHQDVGSKVVHLAPYTTSKIVSKSISKGIGRSTYRGLVKIHEGMKGCKSNVNCDALLLDEASGTDTYPYIEIEDPSAAIEHEATVSKLSDEQLFYLMQRGIPEDEARNMIINGFIEPFTKTLPLEYAVEMNRLIELQMDGSVG, from the coding sequence ATGGCAGTCTCAACAACTGATATAGGAGTTGGAGAATATAAATACGGATTTTCCGATGATGTAAAACCGGAAATCAAGTTCGACAAGGGTTTAAGCCGTCAGACTGTAGAGGATATCTCAGCCATAAAGAACGAACCGGGCTGGATGACCGAAAATCGTCTCAAGGCATACGAGATATTCTTGGAGAAACCAATGCCGGAATGGGGGGCGGACCTTTCGGACATAGATTTCGATGACATCATCTATTTTGTTCGCGCATCGGATAGGAAGATGACCGACTGGGATGACGTTCCCGAAGAAATTAAGAATACTTTCGAAAAGCTCGGTATCCCGGAGTCAGAACGTAAATTCTTAGCCGGCGCTGAAGCGCAATATGATAGTGAATCAGTTTACGGCGCGCTGCAAGGTGAATGGGAAAAACAGGGAGTAATCTTTGTTGACACAGATACCGCTCTAAGAGAGCATGAAAAATTGCTCAAAAAGTATTTCGGGACTGTAGTTCCCGCATCTGACAATAAACTTGCCGCTCTCAACACAGCAGTATGGAGCGGTGGAAGTTTTCTTTACATTCCAAAGGGTGTTCGTGTCGGATTACCGCTGCAGGCATACTTCCGGATTAACACCCAGAATATGGGACAGTTTGAGAGAACGATGATAATTGCCGACGAAGGCTCAAATGTTCAGTATATAGAGGGCTGTACCGCTCCCACATATACGACTAATTCACTGCATTCGGCTGTTGTGGAAATTATTTGCAAGAAGGACTCACGAGTCCGCTACACGACATTGCAAAATTGGTCGGGCAACGTATATAACCTCGTTACCAAGCGTGCTGTAGCGCAGGAAAACGCCACTATGGAGTGGATTGACGCCAACTTAGGCAGCAAAGTAACTATGAAATATCCTTCTGTATATCTAACAGGTAAAGGAGCAAAAGCCGACATAATTTCTATAGCATTTGCGGGCGATAATCAGCATCAGGATGTCGGTTCAAAGGTCGTTCATTTAGCTCCGTACACAACCTCAAAGATCGTATCGAAATCTATCAGTAAGGGAATCGGAAGATCCACTTATCGCGGTCTCGTGAAAATTCACGAGGGTATGAAAGGGTGTAAAAGTAATGTAAACTGCGACGCGCTCCTTTTGGATGAAGCATCCGGAACCGATACATATCCTTACATAGAAATTGAAGACCCTTCGGCTGCCATTGAGCATGAAGCCACTGTTTCAAAACTTTCCGACGAGCAGCTGTTTTATCTGATGCAGAGGGGAATACCGGAGGATGAGGCGAGAAATATGATAATTAACGGATTTATAGAACCGTTCACAAAAACATTGCCGCTTGAATACGCCGTCGAAATGAACAGGCTTATCGAACTGCAAATGGACGGCTCCGTAGGTTAA
- a CDS encoding type II toxin-antitoxin system HicA family toxin, producing the protein MKRNALLKHLRKNGCFLKREGRSHSLWCNPVSGKIEAVPRHTEISNKLVKKICRGLLIKELG; encoded by the coding sequence TTGAAAAGAAATGCGCTTCTTAAACATCTCAGGAAAAATGGCTGTTTCTTAAAGAGGGAAGGTCGTTCCCACTCACTCTGGTGCAATCCCGTTTCAGGAAAAATAGAAGCAGTTCCCCGGCATACAGAAATATCGAACAAACTCGTTAAAAAAATCTGTCGTGGTTTGCTAATAAAAGAATTGGGTTAG
- a CDS encoding DUF309 domain-containing protein has translation MLGKLTRNERRELVKGLEEHNSGKYFACHETLEDIWMDKGGDLRRFLQGLIHVAVGFYHLRDSNHIGAYRQLSKAHTKLSDYADSSEGIDVTDILLSLANWIEKISKLLNDPLNDLELGTFPKFEYDRKKILAAA, from the coding sequence TTGCTCGGTAAATTAACTCGGAATGAACGCCGGGAACTTGTAAAAGGACTTGAGGAACACAATAGCGGTAAATATTTTGCGTGTCACGAAACGCTTGAAGATATATGGATGGACAAAGGGGGAGATTTGAGACGCTTTCTACAGGGGTTAATTCATGTTGCAGTGGGCTTCTACCATTTAAGAGATTCGAATCATATTGGAGCATACAGGCAGCTCAGTAAAGCGCATACAAAGTTGTCGGATTATGCCGATTCAAGCGAAGGAATAGACGTCACTGATATTTTACTCTCGCTTGCAAACTGGATAGAAAAAATCAGCAAACTTCTGAATGATCCCCTCAACGATTTGGAACTCGGCACATTTCCGAAATTTGAATATGACCGGAAGAAAATTTTAGCTGCCGCATAA
- a CDS encoding class II fumarate hydratase translates to MKTRIEKDSMGEMKVPENSYYGAQTQRAVENFPISGIRFSRRFIQALGMIKRAAAKVNAELNLLDLDRKKAIVKAATEVVDGKFDDQFVIDIFQTGSGTSTNMNANEVIGNRASELMGGVIGSREPVHPNDHVNLCQSSNDVIPAAIHLASYLAIKEELLPALKQLETSFAAKAKKFDKIVKIGRTHLQDATPVRLGQEFGGYASQVAHAIERIKTASDDLLELALGGTAVGTGINAHPDFGKRIARKLSLDTGAKFREADNHFEAQGSKDAVVALSGAIKSAAVGISKTANDIRLMGAGPRTAIGELNLPAVAPGSSIMPGKVNPVMVEMVMQVTAQIIGNDAAVTNAGQGGLLELNVMMPVMAHNILESISLLANASQTFASKCVDGIEVNEKRAAELVEQSLANATPLAPIIGYDKAAEISKEAFKTGKTIRQIVLSKKIMSAKKLDKVLNLKKLTEPGISKK, encoded by the coding sequence ATGAAAACTCGTATAGAAAAAGACTCAATGGGCGAAATGAAAGTGCCTGAAAACTCGTATTACGGAGCGCAAACGCAAAGAGCGGTGGAGAATTTTCCTATCAGCGGTATTCGGTTTTCAAGAAGATTCATACAGGCGTTGGGAATGATAAAACGAGCGGCTGCAAAGGTAAACGCCGAACTTAATCTTTTGGATTTGGACAGGAAAAAAGCCATCGTCAAAGCGGCTACCGAAGTAGTGGACGGAAAATTTGACGATCAATTTGTCATTGATATTTTTCAGACCGGTTCCGGCACTTCAACCAATATGAATGCCAATGAGGTGATTGGAAACAGAGCGAGCGAGCTTATGGGGGGAGTTATCGGCTCCCGTGAACCCGTTCATCCCAACGACCACGTAAATCTTTGTCAATCTTCCAACGATGTGATTCCCGCGGCGATTCATCTCGCTTCTTATCTTGCTATAAAGGAAGAGTTGCTGCCTGCATTAAAACAGTTAGAAACTTCATTTGCAGCTAAAGCGAAGAAATTCGATAAGATAGTGAAAATAGGCAGGACTCATCTTCAGGATGCCACGCCTGTCAGGCTTGGACAGGAATTCGGCGGTTACGCATCTCAGGTCGCTCACGCCATTGAACGTATAAAGACAGCATCCGATGACCTGTTAGAACTGGCTTTGGGAGGAACGGCGGTAGGAACGGGAATCAACGCTCATCCCGATTTTGGTAAAAGGATAGCGCGGAAACTCTCACTGGATACCGGAGCCAAATTCAGAGAAGCGGATAACCATTTTGAAGCGCAAGGTTCTAAAGACGCTGTAGTAGCTTTATCGGGCGCTATTAAATCAGCCGCTGTGGGAATATCCAAAACCGCCAACGACATCAGGCTTATGGGCGCTGGACCACGGACAGCAATCGGCGAGTTGAACCTTCCCGCAGTCGCTCCCGGCTCGTCAATTATGCCGGGAAAAGTAAATCCTGTTATGGTGGAGATGGTTATGCAGGTTACCGCTCAAATTATCGGCAACGATGCCGCCGTGACGAATGCGGGGCAGGGCGGTCTGCTTGAGCTTAACGTTATGATGCCTGTTATGGCGCATAATATTCTTGAGTCTATTTCACTTTTAGCCAACGCTTCGCAAACATTCGCTTCCAAATGTGTGGACGGCATAGAAGTGAACGAAAAAAGGGCGGCGGAGCTTGTGGAGCAGTCGCTGGCGAACGCCACACCTCTTGCTCCAATAATCGGCTATGACAAAGCGGCGGAAATCAGTAAAGAAGCATTCAAAACCGGAAAGACGATACGTCAGATAGTTTTGAGTAAAAAAATAATGTCAGCCAAAAAACTCGATAAAGTCTTAAATCTCAAAAAGCTAACCGAGCCCGGAATCAGTAAGAAATGA
- a CDS encoding DUF512 domain-containing protein has product MLEIKDIENGSIASEQGIEPGDKLISLNGCGVNDIIDYRFLATDDSVDVVVKRSGEEIAFEIDKEPDEDLGISFVPKQYKSCCNKCVFCYVDQLPAGMRLSLYFRDGDYRLSFLHGNFVTLTNTSWKELERIVRQRLSPIYISVHVTDSEARKFMLGIDFDDNILEKIAYLNDNNIAMHSQVVLCPKMNDGEILEKTIADIWQFRKNVRSMAVVPVGLTKFRAGLTEIDDITPEYAREFIKNAALWDEKYPRSDGKRFVYLADEWFIMSGETLPPTEYYDEFPQMENGIGLVRDFLTTLENDKKEFPTHLDEPREITIVTGVGAAVVLGEHLIPSLKAIGNLDVKLNVVKNEFLGESVTVAGLLSGQDIIKSLQSEPPIGEVFLPPRVLNTDGYLLDNIRPEDISRVITSPVRVFNDDFQTLFF; this is encoded by the coding sequence ATGTTAGAGATAAAAGATATTGAAAACGGAAGTATCGCATCCGAACAAGGCATCGAACCGGGCGATAAGCTTATCAGCCTTAACGGTTGTGGAGTCAATGATATAATTGATTATCGGTTTCTCGCCACCGATGATTCGGTTGACGTGGTAGTGAAGCGTTCCGGCGAGGAAATTGCTTTTGAGATAGATAAAGAGCCTGATGAAGATTTGGGAATATCTTTTGTTCCCAAACAGTATAAATCCTGCTGCAATAAATGCGTATTTTGTTATGTGGATCAATTGCCTGCCGGAATGAGACTCTCGCTCTATTTCCGGGATGGCGATTACAGGCTTTCTTTCCTTCATGGAAACTTTGTTACACTCACGAATACATCTTGGAAAGAACTCGAACGAATAGTCCGACAACGGCTTAGTCCTATTTATATTTCAGTCCATGTAACAGACTCGGAAGCAAGGAAATTTATGTTGGGGATTGATTTTGACGACAATATCCTCGAAAAAATCGCTTATCTCAACGACAATAACATTGCGATGCACTCGCAGGTAGTCCTCTGCCCGAAAATGAATGACGGCGAAATATTAGAAAAAACTATCGCGGATATTTGGCAATTCAGAAAAAACGTCCGTTCTATGGCTGTCGTTCCCGTTGGTCTTACGAAGTTTCGCGCGGGACTTACCGAAATAGACGATATTACCCCCGAATATGCGCGTGAATTCATCAAAAACGCCGCTTTATGGGACGAAAAGTACCCACGCAGTGACGGAAAACGATTTGTATATTTAGCAGACGAATGGTTTATAATGAGCGGTGAAACTCTTCCGCCCACTGAATACTACGACGAATTCCCACAGATGGAAAACGGAATCGGTCTTGTTCGTGATTTTCTTACCACTCTTGAAAATGATAAAAAAGAGTTTCCCACGCACCTTGATGAACCCAGAGAAATTACAATTGTCACGGGCGTGGGCGCAGCGGTTGTGCTGGGCGAACATCTGATTCCATCCCTGAAGGCTATCGGAAATTTAGACGTAAAATTAAATGTAGTTAAAAACGAATTCCTCGGTGAATCGGTCACAGTAGCCGGACTCCTTTCGGGGCAGGATATTATCAAATCACTTCAGTCAGAGCCGCCGATCGGCGAAGTCTTCCTCCCTCCGCGGGTTTTAAATACGGACGGTTATCTTTTAGATAACATTCGCCCGGAAGATATTTCGCGTGTTATCACTTCGCCTGTCAGAGTTTTTAACGATGATTTCCAAACGCTTTTCTTTTAG
- the sufC gene encoding Fe-S cluster assembly ATPase SufC produces the protein MTGKNGLLTIKDLKVKIDDNQILNGVDLEIGPGEVHAIMGPNGTGKSTLAYALAGKASHEITSGSVHMEGENLLDMTPDERARKGLFLAFQYPSVVPGVTVDNFLRVAYNAIKKEELSIWEFRKMLKEKMEFLEIDESFSGRYLNDGFSGGEKKRNEILQMAVLQPKLAVLDETDSGLDIDALQIVSKGVNELLPEDSSVLLITHYQRILRYIKPDKVHVMIDGRIVESGGGELAEKLEEKGYDWLKEKYGQPRKGNNNGSLNN, from the coding sequence ATGACAGGAAAGAACGGTCTGCTTACTATAAAAGACCTAAAAGTAAAGATTGATGATAATCAGATTCTCAACGGCGTTGACCTGGAAATAGGACCGGGAGAAGTTCACGCTATTATGGGTCCGAACGGCACAGGAAAAAGCACTCTCGCCTATGCCTTAGCAGGAAAAGCGAGTCACGAAATTACGAGTGGTTCAGTTCATATGGAGGGCGAGAATTTACTTGATATGACACCTGATGAGCGGGCAAGAAAGGGTCTGTTCCTTGCTTTTCAATATCCATCGGTCGTGCCGGGAGTTACCGTGGACAACTTTCTCCGAGTCGCTTATAACGCCATAAAGAAAGAGGAGCTCAGCATCTGGGAATTCAGAAAAATGCTCAAGGAAAAAATGGAGTTTCTCGAGATAGACGAATCATTCTCCGGCAGGTATTTGAACGATGGGTTCTCCGGCGGAGAGAAGAAACGCAACGAGATACTTCAAATGGCAGTTTTACAACCGAAATTAGCTGTGCTTGACGAAACTGATTCGGGTCTTGACATAGACGCTCTTCAGATCGTGTCTAAAGGAGTGAACGAACTCCTGCCTGAAGATTCTTCCGTACTGTTGATTACGCATTACCAGCGGATTTTGCGATACATTAAACCCGATAAAGTTCATGTAATGATAGACGGTAGAATCGTTGAATCGGGCGGAGGAGAGCTTGCGGAGAAACTCGAGGAAAAGGGTTATGATTGGCTAAAGGAAAAATACGGACAACCGAGAAAGGGTAATAATAATGGCAGTCTCAACAACTGA
- a CDS encoding type 1 glutamine amidotransferase: MQLSGKKVLIPIGPDYQDMEVWYPKLRFIEAGADVVCAGIGDKSYKGKNGYPIDVDLQIEECSADEFDAIIIPGGWAPDKIRMNKHAVSVVTDMYNSGKVVAAICHAGWVLVSARILDGKKVTSYVAIKDDMIAAGAQWSDAEVVVDGNLITSRKPDDLPAFCREIINQLSGE, from the coding sequence ATGCAACTTAGCGGGAAAAAAGTGCTTATACCTATCGGACCGGATTATCAGGATATGGAAGTATGGTATCCAAAACTGCGGTTCATCGAAGCGGGCGCGGATGTCGTATGTGCCGGTATTGGCGACAAAAGTTATAAAGGTAAAAACGGTTATCCCATTGATGTGGACCTCCAAATTGAGGAGTGTTCGGCAGATGAGTTCGACGCAATTATAATTCCGGGGGGGTGGGCGCCCGATAAAATTCGGATGAACAAGCACGCCGTGTCGGTTGTTACCGATATGTATAACAGCGGAAAGGTGGTGGCGGCTATCTGCCATGCAGGTTGGGTGCTTGTTTCCGCACGGATTCTTGACGGGAAGAAAGTCACCTCTTACGTGGCGATAAAAGATGATATGATAGCTGCGGGTGCGCAATGGTCGGATGCGGAAGTTGTCGTGGACGGAAATCTCATTACGTCAAGAAAACCGGATGACTTGCCCGCATTCTGTAGGGAAATTATTAATCAATTAAGCGGCGAATAG
- a CDS encoding type II toxin-antitoxin system HicB family antitoxin, with protein sequence MHNEFTAIIEKDGDWFIAYCPEIPGANGQGKTKDECRISLAESIHLILEDRRKDTEAGIPDDAIRDTVIVD encoded by the coding sequence ATGCATAATGAATTCACAGCTATAATCGAAAAAGATGGTGATTGGTTTATTGCATACTGTCCAGAAATTCCGGGTGCCAACGGTCAGGGAAAGACCAAGGATGAGTGCCGGATTAGTTTAGCTGAATCTATCCATTTGATCTTGGAAGACAGAAGAAAAGATACCGAAGCGGGAATTCCCGATGATGCCATCCGTGATACGGTTATCGTAGATTGA
- the sufD gene encoding Fe-S cluster assembly protein SufD, whose translation MSDLLSYAREDVDHVSSEIGSPEWIVEKRTKAWKAFENLPMPTIRDEMWKYTDFSSINFKGTKPLSEPNFGLVEKFEDFPKEAISLLSDEAVHLEKNGGMCKPGLLIQHDSLTTFRDMDAELSEKGVIFCGMGEAVTKYPDLLQEHFMEKLVPIGDGKFSSLNAALWSGGVFLYVPENVEIKMPFKTYNLMTDGGRAIFQRSLIILERGASATYIEQGRSEDYATDSFNSSVAEVVVKEGASLNYITLQKWGNNVVDVSTRRAIVKRDATMNWVVGTLGGKVTKSFYDTLLSEQGASTTTKGFFVSSGTQHHDFWGLLSHEAPHTTGNLLYKGVLTDSSRSVFRGLIKIAEEAQHTDSYLTNNNILLSDNARADSVPTLEINANDVKASHGATTGHLDEDELFYLMSRGMTRGEAEKLIIHGYFEPVLNSVDSEILREHLKAAIDSKLGV comes from the coding sequence ATGTCAGATCTATTAAGTTACGCGCGTGAAGATGTAGATCACGTTTCAAGCGAAATCGGAAGTCCGGAGTGGATAGTCGAGAAGCGGACAAAAGCATGGAAAGCTTTTGAAAATCTTCCAATGCCCACTATACGGGATGAAATGTGGAAATATACGGACTTTTCTTCGATAAATTTCAAAGGAACAAAACCTCTGTCTGAACCAAATTTCGGTTTGGTTGAGAAATTCGAAGATTTCCCGAAAGAAGCAATATCGTTGCTTTCAGATGAAGCCGTTCATCTTGAAAAAAATGGAGGAATGTGTAAACCGGGATTGCTGATACAGCATGATTCCCTGACCACATTCAGGGATATGGACGCCGAGCTGTCCGAAAAGGGAGTAATATTTTGCGGTATGGGAGAAGCAGTCACAAAATACCCTGACCTTCTTCAAGAACATTTTATGGAGAAATTAGTTCCCATTGGTGATGGCAAGTTTTCTTCTTTGAACGCTGCTCTATGGAGCGGCGGAGTGTTCCTGTACGTGCCGGAAAATGTAGAAATAAAAATGCCGTTCAAGACGTATAATTTGATGACGGACGGCGGAAGGGCAATATTTCAGCGCTCTTTGATAATACTTGAAAGAGGAGCCTCGGCTACGTATATCGAACAGGGCAGATCGGAAGACTACGCTACGGATTCGTTCAATTCATCTGTTGCCGAAGTAGTGGTAAAAGAGGGAGCTTCTCTCAACTATATAACTCTTCAAAAATGGGGTAATAATGTCGTGGACGTTTCTACCCGAAGGGCGATAGTCAAGAGGGATGCTACTATGAATTGGGTTGTCGGTACCCTGGGAGGAAAAGTGACAAAATCCTTTTATGACACTCTTCTTTCCGAGCAGGGAGCATCTACCACAACGAAAGGTTTTTTTGTAAGCAGCGGAACACAGCACCATGATTTTTGGGGACTGCTTAGCCACGAAGCGCCGCATACTACAGGGAATTTACTTTATAAGGGAGTACTTACAGATAGTTCTCGTTCTGTATTCCGAGGTCTGATAAAAATAGCTGAAGAAGCTCAACACACGGATTCTTATCTGACGAATAATAATATCTTGTTGAGCGATAATGCAAGAGCGGATTCGGTTCCAACGCTCGAAATAAACGCCAATGATGTGAAAGCAAGCCATGGAGCTACAACAGGGCATCTTGATGAAGATGAATTATTCTATCTTATGAGCCGGGGGATGACAAGAGGTGAGGCGGAGAAACTTATCATACACGGCTATTTTGAGCCGGTGTTGAATTCTGTTGATTCTGAAATTCTCAGGGAACATCTTAAGGCTGCTATTGATAGTAAATTGGGAGTATAA
- a CDS encoding aconitate hydratase, translated as MGLTLAEKIINEHIVEGEPVKGSQIGLKIDQTLTQDATGTMAYLQFEAMGLDRVKTELSVSYVDHNMLQTDFRNADDHAYLKSVAQKYGIYFSKPGNGICHQVHRERFGIPGKTLLGSDSHTPTGGGLGMISIGAGGLDVAVAMGGGPFFLTYPQILGIKLTGELKPYVNAKNVIFKLLEILTVKGGVGKVLEYFGPGVKALSAGDRFAISNMGTEVGATTSIFPSDENTKLFLDAQGRGESWVELSADDDAEYDEIIEIDLSSLEPLVAEPGSPDNIVDIKSLVGKKVSQVLIGTCTNSSYEDMMTVAKMLEGKKVNNDVDFGVAPGSKQVFQMIAESGGLGSIISSGARILESACGFCIGMGQAPPTDGISLRTGNRNFPGRSGTQGDNIYLVSPEIATASALAGEFVDPTTLSETIRIEAPSEYKIDDSGIIPPSENPSEIKIIRGPNIKAVPVKEPLADSLKGEVIIKVGDNITTDHIMPAGAKVLPFRSNIPAISEFVYVNVDDTFAKRAKESPGGMIVGGTNYGQGSSREHAALAPMFLGINAIIVNSFARIHRANLINFGILPLLLDAADNDKIEQGDELEIGDIYSNLDSGSDFTIKNNTKGIEFTARCDLSELERKILVAGGKLPYTKSLNLN; from the coding sequence ATGGGCTTAACGTTAGCTGAAAAAATTATAAATGAGCATATAGTAGAGGGAGAGCCTGTGAAGGGTTCTCAGATCGGTCTGAAGATCGACCAGACCCTGACTCAGGACGCAACCGGGACAATGGCGTATCTGCAATTCGAAGCGATGGGGCTTGATAGGGTGAAAACGGAATTATCCGTCAGTTATGTGGATCACAATATGCTGCAAACGGATTTCAGAAACGCCGACGACCACGCGTACCTGAAATCCGTAGCGCAAAAATACGGCATATATTTCTCTAAACCGGGCAACGGTATTTGTCATCAGGTGCATCGGGAGCGGTTTGGAATACCGGGCAAAACCTTATTGGGAAGCGATTCGCATACTCCCACAGGTGGCGGTCTCGGAATGATATCCATAGGCGCCGGTGGTCTTGACGTTGCCGTAGCAATGGGAGGAGGTCCGTTTTTTCTCACCTATCCTCAGATATTAGGCATAAAATTAACCGGCGAACTAAAGCCTTATGTAAACGCCAAGAACGTTATTTTTAAGCTGTTAGAGATTTTAACGGTCAAAGGCGGAGTTGGAAAGGTGTTGGAATATTTCGGGCCCGGAGTGAAAGCACTCTCGGCGGGTGACCGGTTCGCAATTAGTAATATGGGTACGGAAGTCGGAGCCACAACTTCTATCTTCCCGTCTGATGAAAATACAAAATTGTTTTTGGACGCGCAGGGAAGAGGAGAATCATGGGTTGAGCTTTCTGCCGACGATGATGCCGAGTATGACGAAATAATCGAAATCGATCTCAGTTCTCTTGAGCCGTTGGTAGCCGAACCCGGAAGTCCCGACAATATCGTTGATATAAAATCGCTTGTAGGGAAAAAAGTAAGCCAGGTTCTTATCGGTACCTGCACGAACTCATCGTATGAGGATATGATGACAGTGGCGAAAATGCTTGAAGGGAAAAAGGTAAACAACGATGTGGATTTTGGCGTTGCCCCGGGTTCTAAACAGGTGTTTCAGATGATTGCGGAAAGCGGCGGGCTCGGGTCAATAATCTCCTCGGGAGCGAGGATTTTGGAATCTGCCTGCGGATTCTGTATCGGTATGGGACAAGCGCCTCCCACTGACGGCATTTCCCTCCGGACAGGCAACAGGAATTTCCCCGGCAGAAGCGGAACTCAGGGCGATAATATATATCTTGTGAGTCCTGAAATAGCCACGGCGTCGGCTTTAGCAGGCGAGTTTGTTGACCCTACTACTCTCAGTGAGACAATACGCATTGAAGCTCCTTCTGAATATAAAATAGATGATTCGGGAATAATTCCTCCATCAGAAAATCCTTCGGAAATTAAGATAATTCGCGGACCGAACATCAAAGCCGTTCCTGTGAAAGAGCCTTTAGCAGACAGCCTCAAGGGCGAGGTAATCATAAAAGTCGGTGACAATATCACCACAGACCATATTATGCCCGCAGGAGCGAAAGTATTGCCCTTTAGAAGCAATATACCGGCGATTTCCGAGTTTGTTTACGTTAATGTTGACGATACTTTCGCTAAACGCGCAAAAGAATCGCCCGGCGGTATGATAGTCGGCGGAACGAATTACGGTCAGGGTTCGTCAAGAGAACATGCGGCGCTTGCTCCTATGTTTCTGGGAATCAATGCAATCATAGTAAACAGTTTTGCGCGAATCCATCGGGCTAATTTGATAAATTTTGGCATTCTCCCGCTTTTATTGGACGCTGCCGATAACGATAAGATCGAGCAGGGTGACGAATTGGAGATCGGAGATATTTATTCCAACCTGGATTCGGGCAGCGACTTTACTATAAAAAATAATACCAAAGGGATTGAATTCACAGCCAGGTGCGATCTCTCCGAATTGGAACGGAAAATTCTCGTTGCGGGCGGAAAATTGCCTTATACAAAATCACTGAATCTCAATTGA